Genomic DNA from Thermosipho ferrireducens:
GGCGGTGCATAACACAGAATGAAAGTCAAAGAAAATAATTTTTTTGATTTTTTTATATTTCTCCCCACTATATTAATAATGGCCCTGGGACTTTTAAATTTGTGGAGCATCGCAAGAGCTTCTGAACATTTTTCAATTTTTATAAAACAACTAATCTGGAACGTGCTCGCGATTCTTGGAATGTTTGTTGTTTATTTTTTAAAAGAAAATTTTATAAAAAAGATAATAATCCCTCTTTATATATTATCTATTTTTTCTTTAACAGCTGTTTTGTTGTGGGGAAGTTATATTGGAGGAGCAAAAAGATGGTTTAAATTTTATCTTATTTCTTTTCAACCGTCTGAATTGTCAAAATTGGCATTAATTTTAATACTGGCTTATCTATTAACAAATGCTAAAACAAAAGAATTCTTTATTTCTTTAGTACTCACTTTAATACCAATAGCATTAATTATTAAGGAGCCAGATCTTGGAATGTCAATCTTACATTTATTTGTCTGGTTCATAATGGTTCTATTTTCCAAAATCAAAATCATTTATCCCCTTTCTATAGTAGGAATTGGTGCGGGTTCAGCTCCTATTATATATTCTTTTTTCCTTGAAGATTATCAAAAAGCACGAATTCTATCGTTCATAAATCCAGAACATTATGCACAGGGAGCGGCATACAATGTGATAATGGCACAAAATGCTGTGGGCTCTGGCGGTATTTTTGGCCGTGGATTTCTTGTTTCACCATCTGTCAACGGCATGTTTGTGCCAAAAATAGAAACAGACTTTGTTTTCTCTGCTTTTGCTGAACAATTTGGCTTTCTTGGAACTATTTTGATAATAATAGCTTTTGGAATAATAATATTTCGGGTGTTGTTATATCAGACATATTATAAAAATGCTTTCTGGAAATTTGTATCTGTAGGAATATCTGCTACATTTATGTTTCACATATTTGAAAATATAGGAATGAACATTGGAATCACCCCTGTAACTGGAATTCCGTTGCCTTTTTTTAGTTACGGGGGATCATCTACTTTTATATTTGGAGTTATGATAGGATTTTTGCTAAAAGCCCAGGCCCTCTCCGACAAATTAAAAAGGAGGCGAACGTAAATTGGTGACAAAGCGGCGAAAAAACCTGGATTTGCTTCCAATTTTTATTCTTTTCTCTCTGATAACAATTTTCATTGTCACGGTAGTTTTATCGATTGGCAATTTTATAAGGTACCGTGACATTTTGAATAAATACAACGCATTGAAATCCTACGTGGAAAAAACATTGAACAGCTTCGAAACTGATCTAAAAGATTTAAAAGTTAAACTTGGACCAAATTCTCTTATAGATAAATACATTCTTTCTACAAATTACTTAAGAAATCTCGGAGTAGATCTTGAATATGTTCTAAGCAACCTGGAAGATACACCTGATACCGGGTATTTTATGCTATTTGTTATAGGAGATGAGCCAAGCTGGGTAACTATCAAAAAAGGAGACACTACTTATTTCTCACGGGAAATAAAACCTGGACTGTCCAAATACAAGTTTTATTATTTTAAAGAACCCCGCATTAAAACAGATTACGACATTAAAATATCTGCTGATTCAGATATAGTTGTTGGCAAACCAGGCAAAGTTTACATGCTGGTTTTTGGGGTGGGTGTGAAATATCATCCAACAAAAGTAGTTTTTATAAACGAGTACAAAATTACAAATATAAGGAAAAAATTCAATCTCTATGTCCCCGGTAAATAGCGAAAGGAGGAAAAATATGTACCTACAAGATCTCATAAAAAAGTTAGACGAATTCTGGTCTTCAAAAGGGTGTTTTATTGACCTTCCATATGACATGGAAATGGGCGCTGGAACGTTTCACGTATCAACATTTTTTGGAACGTTGAGAAAAAGACCGTGGAAAGTGGCTTTTGTCCAACCAAGTAGACGTCCAACAGATGGAAGATACGGGGAAAATCCCAATAGAATGCAGCGTTTTCTCCAGTACCAGGTAATAATAAAGCCTCATCCAGAAGACTCTCAAAAACTTTACTTAGAATCATTGGAAGTACTTGGAATAAATCCCGGAGAACACGATATAAGATTTGTTGAAGATAACTGGGAATCCCCTACTCTGGGCGCCTGGGGAATTGGCTGGGAAGTCTGGCTGGATGGAATGGAAATTACTCAGTTCACCTACTTTCAGCAAGTTGGTGGAATATCTTTAAAAGAAATACCTTTAGAAATAACTTATGGACTCGAAAGAATAGCAATGTATCTACAGGGAGTTGATAACGTTTTTGAAGTAATGTGGAACCAGGATGTAAAATACGGCGAATTGTTCCTGGAAAATGAAAGACAGTTCTCAATTTACAATTTTGAAAAAGCTGATACAAAGAAACTTTTTCAACTATATGACATCTATAGAGAAGAATTTGAAGAATTAATAAACCATGAACTCATTTTCCCGGCATACGAACACCTTGTTAAATGCTCTCATATTTTTAATCTTTTAGATGCGCGAAATGCCATAAGCGTAACTCAAAGGCAGAGTTATATAAAAGACATACGTTCAATGGCTACAAGATGTGCTAAAAAATTTGTTAAAAAAGAGGCAGGTGAACAAAATGGCTGAATACCTCTTTGAAATAGGTGTTGAAGAATTACCTTCAACAGAATTCGAAAATATAGTATCCCAGCTTAAAGAAAAGATTCAAAAACTTCTTGAAGAGGAAGCCTTATCATATGATAAATTCGAAACTTTCGCCGCCCCAAGAAGATTTGGATTTTTCATAATCGGACTTCAGGAAAAGCAAGAGGATAAAATTATCGAAAAACGTGGACCCTCGTTAAAAGTAGCCTACGATGAAAATAACGTTCCCACAAAAGCTCTTGAAGGATTTTTAAAATCCAACGGTGTTAGTTTAGATGATATTGAAATAAAAAACAATTATGTATACATAAGAAAAAAAGTTCCTGGAAAAACAGCTATGGAAATAATTAGCAATAGACTTCCCGAAATAATTATGAAAATGAATTTCAGAAAACCCATGAAATGGGGAAATGGTAAATATTCTTTTGTAAGAATTCCTCACTGGATACTATCTCTTTACAACGGCACACCTCTTAATATTGAAATATTTGACATTAAATCATCAGATATTTCATACGGACATAGATTCGTTAAAGAAGCCCCTGTTAAAATAAATTCTGTAAATGATTACATAAATAAAATGAAAGAACTAAAAGTTATTCCTTTTATAAAAGAAAGAAAAGATTTTGTTTTATCTCAGATAGACTCTTTCGAAAATGAACACAACCTCAAAATTGAAAAAGATGAAGAACTAATAGAAGAAATTGTTTATTTAACAGAGTATCCGACTATAATCTCCGGCAATTTTTCAAAACAATATCTTGACCTTCCAGAGGAACTCATTACAGTAACTATAAAACACCATCAGAGATCGTTCACCGTGTATAGGCGTGAAAAAATCACAAATTCATTTGTTTCTTTTTCAGATTCTCCATCTGGAAACCTGAACATTGTTAAAAACGGTTATGAAAAAGTAATAAATGCAAGGCTTGAAGATGCAAAATATTATTACGAAAAAGATATGAAATTGCCTCTTGAAACTTTTGCACAAAAACTAACACAAATAGTATTTCAGAAAGATCTTGGAACTCTCATGGACAAAGTAAATCGAATTAAAACTATTTCCTCGCACATATGCGAAGAAATAAAGCTTGATTTCTCCACCAAAAAAAGAGTAATAAGAACAGCAGAGCTTTGCAAAGCCGATATTGCTTCAAACGTTGTTTACGAATTTCCAGAACTTCAGGGCGTTATGGGAAGAATTTATGCTTTAAAAGATAAAGAAGATCCATCTGTTGCCATTGGTATTGAAGAACATTACACAGATTATCCAGAAACAATAACCGGTGCTATAGTAGCTATAGCAGATAGGCTCGATACTGTAGTCGGGAGCTTCATAGTTGGTAATATTCCATCTGGTTCAAAAGATCCTTTTGGCCTCAGAAAAAAAGTGGACACTGTCTTCAGAATAATTACAAAGTTTAACTGGGATATCAATTTAGAAAATATTATTGGCGAAATCGCAAACCTTTTAGGAAAGGAGATTCCAGAATCTTTAATAGAATTTCTAATTACCCGCTATGAACTCTACCACGCTTCAACAAGATATGATATAGCAAGAGCTGTACGAAAATTCTGGAAAAAACCACTTCACGGTAAATTAATCGCTGAAGCGTTGAATGAGATCTCTTCTCGAGAAGATTTCCAGCATCTTCTCGTCGGATTTGAAAGAGTGCACAACATATCTCAAAAGTACGATTCTTATGATTTTGACGGGGATAAATTTCTTGAAAAAGCCGAAAAAGAGTTATTTAACAAATACATTGAAGTAAAACCAAAAGTTTTAGGCGCCATTGAAGAACTCAATTATAGAGAAGCTCTACAAAGGCTTATTGAATTAAGACCATTCATAGATAATTATTTTGACAATGTATTTGTGATGACAAAACAGGACGATTTGAGAATGAATAGATTGGGATTTCTGAAAAACCTGGATAAACTTTTTATGTCAGTAGGTGATTTAACAAAAATTGAAAAAAAATTACAATAGCGTGGTATAATATATAATGTCGACAAATGTATAGCTAACGTTTAAAGGGGGAGGGTGATAAAATGAGAGATATGACAAAACAATTTTTAGAAGCCGCTTTTGCAGGTGAATCAATGGCTCATATGAAATACTCCATCTTTGCAGAAGAAGCTGAAAAAAAAGGACTAAAAAAATTAGCAAATTTATTTAAAGCTATCGCATATGCCGAATTTGTCCACGCAAGAAATCATTTCAAAGCGCTTGCAAAATTATCCGAGGAAATGGCCGAGAATGTGCAACAATGTATTGACGGGGAAACATTTGAAGTCGAAGAAATGTACCCTGTTTATAAAAATGCAGCAGAATTCCAGGATGAAAAAGACGCTGTAAGAACAACCCATTTTGCTATGGAAGCCGAGAAAATTCACGCTGAAATGTACAAAAAAGCCAAAGAACTTGTTGAAAAAGGTGAAGATTATTCTGCGGAAAAAATCTATATTTGTTCTATATGCGGTTACACTGCTGAAGATGAAATACCAGAAACATGCCCCGTATGTAATGCTCCAAAGGAAAAGTTCGTGGAATTTTAAGGGGATGACAAAATGCTGGGAAATTTTATCAAATCAGGTGATTTTAAGGGTGAAAAACATGTTCCCGTCATAGTCGCTCCTGAAAAGGTTAAAGCCAATGAATGGTTTGAAGTAGAAGTTTCTGTGGGAAAAGAAATACCTCATCCAAATACTATAGAACATCATATTGCCTGGATAGACCTTTACGCAATACCTGAAGGCGCAAATTTCATACAGCACATTGGAAGATTTGAGTTCGTTCCTGAACTTTCTGAACCGTTTGTAAAAACAAAAATTAAACTTGAAAAAAGCTGCAGATTAATAGCATTATCTTACTGCAACATTCATGGACTCTGGGAAAATGACTTAGAAATTTCCGTAGAATAATTTGCCAGATGATCGGCGCCACC
This window encodes:
- a CDS encoding glycine--tRNA ligase subunit alpha — encoded protein: MYLQDLIKKLDEFWSSKGCFIDLPYDMEMGAGTFHVSTFFGTLRKRPWKVAFVQPSRRPTDGRYGENPNRMQRFLQYQVIIKPHPEDSQKLYLESLEVLGINPGEHDIRFVEDNWESPTLGAWGIGWEVWLDGMEITQFTYFQQVGGISLKEIPLEITYGLERIAMYLQGVDNVFEVMWNQDVKYGELFLENERQFSIYNFEKADTKKLFQLYDIYREEFEELINHELIFPAYEHLVKCSHIFNLLDARNAISVTQRQSYIKDIRSMATRCAKKFVKKEAGEQNG
- a CDS encoding rubrerythrin family protein, whose translation is MRDMTKQFLEAAFAGESMAHMKYSIFAEEAEKKGLKKLANLFKAIAYAEFVHARNHFKALAKLSEEMAENVQQCIDGETFEVEEMYPVYKNAAEFQDEKDAVRTTHFAMEAEKIHAEMYKKAKELVEKGEDYSAEKIYICSICGYTAEDEIPETCPVCNAPKEKFVEF
- a CDS encoding FtsW/RodA/SpoVE family cell cycle protein, which gives rise to MKVKENNFFDFFIFLPTILIMALGLLNLWSIARASEHFSIFIKQLIWNVLAILGMFVVYFLKENFIKKIIIPLYILSIFSLTAVLLWGSYIGGAKRWFKFYLISFQPSELSKLALILILAYLLTNAKTKEFFISLVLTLIPIALIIKEPDLGMSILHLFVWFIMVLFSKIKIIYPLSIVGIGAGSAPIIYSFFLEDYQKARILSFINPEHYAQGAAYNVIMAQNAVGSGGIFGRGFLVSPSVNGMFVPKIETDFVFSAFAEQFGFLGTILIIIAFGIIIFRVLLYQTYYKNAFWKFVSVGISATFMFHIFENIGMNIGITPVTGIPLPFFSYGGSSTFIFGVMIGFLLKAQALSDKLKRRRT
- a CDS encoding class II SORL domain-containing protein, producing the protein MLGNFIKSGDFKGEKHVPVIVAPEKVKANEWFEVEVSVGKEIPHPNTIEHHIAWIDLYAIPEGANFIQHIGRFEFVPELSEPFVKTKIKLEKSCRLIALSYCNIHGLWENDLEISVE
- the glyS gene encoding glycine--tRNA ligase subunit beta, whose product is MAEYLFEIGVEELPSTEFENIVSQLKEKIQKLLEEEALSYDKFETFAAPRRFGFFIIGLQEKQEDKIIEKRGPSLKVAYDENNVPTKALEGFLKSNGVSLDDIEIKNNYVYIRKKVPGKTAMEIISNRLPEIIMKMNFRKPMKWGNGKYSFVRIPHWILSLYNGTPLNIEIFDIKSSDISYGHRFVKEAPVKINSVNDYINKMKELKVIPFIKERKDFVLSQIDSFENEHNLKIEKDEELIEEIVYLTEYPTIISGNFSKQYLDLPEELITVTIKHHQRSFTVYRREKITNSFVSFSDSPSGNLNIVKNGYEKVINARLEDAKYYYEKDMKLPLETFAQKLTQIVFQKDLGTLMDKVNRIKTISSHICEEIKLDFSTKKRVIRTAELCKADIASNVVYEFPELQGVMGRIYALKDKEDPSVAIGIEEHYTDYPETITGAIVAIADRLDTVVGSFIVGNIPSGSKDPFGLRKKVDTVFRIITKFNWDINLENIIGEIANLLGKEIPESLIEFLITRYELYHASTRYDIARAVRKFWKKPLHGKLIAEALNEISSREDFQHLLVGFERVHNISQKYDSYDFDGDKFLEKAEKELFNKYIEVKPKVLGAIEELNYREALQRLIELRPFIDNYFDNVFVMTKQDDLRMNRLGFLKNLDKLFMSVGDLTKIEKKLQ